A region of Leptospirillum ferriphilum DNA encodes the following proteins:
- a CDS encoding efflux RND transporter periplasmic adaptor subunit, with translation MNNGARWGIVLVISAILVLAGYRVYHRKTAQRQVSPAAVTTQDKRPVAVFTTHPQKREISETITLTADIQPINQAAIYAQVSGYLEDIRVRRGYRVKKGETLAVIKDTTYRAQLQQATATRDYTCLNAKRYKKLLAKNLVSKDSYDLAREQCDQAKAAVDYAAQQLAYTRITAPFDGYIFNRMVDPGATIPASTAAVAANQNPLFTVVDTHIVKIVISVPEGDVRYLKIGVPVQVMVDAFPGQVFPGKITRMNPALDVQTRTLAVEIDMPNPKGVLKPGMFAKSILHLRSVPDAIVLPKEAILHNNGHPYVFRVDPGNLLRKAPVIPGIEGRANVQIEKGVNVNDLVVIPGQLHLSEGETVSPKPYVPVFSPGASS, from the coding sequence ATGAATAATGGAGCCCGATGGGGAATTGTCTTGGTGATATCGGCCATTCTGGTATTGGCAGGGTATCGGGTTTATCACAGGAAGACAGCCCAAAGACAGGTTTCGCCGGCGGCGGTGACCACCCAGGACAAAAGACCGGTCGCTGTCTTTACGACCCATCCCCAGAAAAGGGAGATTTCAGAAACAATCACGCTGACAGCGGATATTCAGCCGATCAACCAGGCGGCAATCTATGCACAGGTCAGCGGATACCTTGAGGATATTCGTGTCCGCAGGGGGTACAGGGTCAAAAAAGGGGAAACGCTGGCGGTCATCAAGGATACGACTTATCGGGCCCAGCTCCAGCAGGCGACAGCCACCCGGGACTATACCTGCCTGAATGCAAAGCGCTACAAAAAGCTTCTCGCAAAAAATCTGGTCTCAAAGGATTCCTATGATTTGGCCAGGGAACAGTGCGACCAAGCCAAAGCGGCCGTCGACTACGCGGCCCAGCAGTTGGCCTACACAAGAATTACGGCACCTTTTGACGGATATATTTTTAACCGTATGGTGGACCCGGGTGCTACCATTCCCGCATCAACGGCAGCGGTTGCAGCTAACCAGAACCCGCTTTTTACTGTTGTGGATACGCATATCGTCAAGATTGTCATCAGCGTCCCGGAAGGGGATGTGCGGTATCTGAAAATCGGTGTTCCCGTCCAGGTGATGGTCGATGCGTTTCCCGGTCAGGTTTTTCCGGGAAAGATTACCCGGATGAATCCGGCTCTTGATGTGCAGACGCGGACTCTCGCAGTGGAAATCGATATGCCGAATCCGAAAGGGGTTTTAAAGCCCGGTATGTTTGCAAAATCAATTCTCCATTTGCGTTCCGTGCCAGACGCAATCGTTTTGCCAAAGGAAGCCATTCTTCACAACAACGGACATCCCTATGTTTTTCGTGTTGATCCGGGCAATCTTCTCCGCAAAGCCCCGGTCATCCCCGGAATCGAGGGAAGAGCCAATGTCCAGATAGAAAAAGGGGTTAATGTGAACGATCTTGTTGTTATTCCGGGCCAACTCCACCTTTCTGAAGGGGAAACCGTTTCACCAAAACCCTATGTTCCGGTTTTTTCACCGGGCGCTTCGTCCTAG
- a CDS encoding lysophospholipid acyltransferase family protein produces MDSPQYAEHSQSLPPSSAEYRCSFWMMLSAFFASLAVRLLKWTNRCQYSGFTHYRRRLESGEPLLIAFWHNQGLLMPFVYFGKWGKIRIIVSRSRDGALISSLLWWFGILSVRGSSSNGGIQALRELLKIAKDGCTSLVFTPDGPKGPIYEAKEGVAYLVKRTGKPLYLLSVAYTRYRECGSWDRFRIPLPFGKAYFACSPPLCFPEDRSKDCVETLRCNIERSLIRVNEITAALALEQITHLESEYLLSSEVFYAP; encoded by the coding sequence ATGGATTCCCCACAGTATGCGGAACATTCACAGAGTCTTCCTCCTTCTTCCGCAGAGTATCGATGTTCCTTCTGGATGATGCTGTCCGCCTTTTTTGCTTCCCTTGCAGTCCGCCTCCTGAAATGGACAAATCGTTGCCAGTATTCAGGATTTACTCATTACCGGAGGAGGCTTGAGAGCGGAGAACCTCTCCTGATCGCCTTCTGGCATAACCAGGGCCTCCTGATGCCTTTTGTGTATTTCGGAAAGTGGGGGAAAATCAGGATTATCGTCTCTCGCTCCCGTGACGGTGCCCTGATTTCAAGTCTTCTCTGGTGGTTCGGTATTTTGAGCGTGCGGGGGTCATCGAGCAATGGCGGGATCCAGGCGCTTCGCGAATTGCTGAAAATTGCAAAAGACGGATGCACTTCTCTCGTTTTTACACCTGATGGTCCCAAAGGGCCTATCTATGAAGCCAAAGAGGGAGTGGCATATCTCGTCAAGCGAACCGGTAAACCTCTTTATTTGCTTTCCGTTGCCTATACTCGTTATCGAGAGTGCGGGAGCTGGGACAGATTCCGGATACCGCTTCCTTTCGGTAAAGCCTACTTTGCATGTTCTCCCCCTTTATGTTTTCCGGAAGATCGAAGCAAGGATTGTGTTGAAACCCTCCGTTGCAATATTGAACGGTCCCTCATTCGCGTGAACGAAATCACTGCCGCCCTGGCGCTCGAACAAATCACCCATCTCGAATCGGAATATCTTTTATCCTCCGAAGTGTTTTATGCACCTTGA
- the purL gene encoding phosphoribosylformylglycinamidine synthase subunit PurL, giving the protein MTTTPSRFRIPPSEMEMIHSLLGRNPSLTEEAVFSAMWSEHCSYKSSRIHLRSFSSRHPRVKAGPGENAGIVHVSDGLSLAFKMESHNHPSFLEPFQGSATGVGGILRDVIAMGARPVALANSLVFGSLRHPKHRTLFQRVVEGIAGYGNPAGIPTVGGEVWFDDRYQHNILVNVMAVGIVKDKEIMSAKASQEGLLAIYIGNRTGRDGVSGAAMASRGFSRDGADLRPQVQIADPYAGKNLMEATLEIARKKLADSIQDMGAAGLTSSSTEMAGRAGLGMELDVSRVPLRDNTMEPWEILLSESQERMLVLACPENAEKILDIARAWHLSAAVVGRTIQEPNFVVLRGEEQLASIPIIYLTENAPLYRRESVITSDSTSSRSIPSLGGSHSLSDLFHRMLDHPNGGDPRWIYRHFDFEVQTRTVFGPGHDAAVLDLKTRSGSGIAISVVSLPHACSRNPYRGGAMLVSKAVTELAATGAFPLAITDCLNFGNPEKPVIMGQLQEAIRGIAEASAAFDIPVVSGNVSLYNETDETSIPPTPMIGITGMLPALRRRIPGYIKESGLKIAIAGDVSNLSLGGSYLDWILEGEIQEPVPAVSFSRVSALLSFMLSSASSGRIRFSRAVGRGGMARTLLMMIKESASMGMYLDCPFPVEPLGFFFSESPGRILVAYSAEEESWLDESAREWGISFLPLGRIVPGLWTIRFRNPEGVQKEWVEDLPTLKSRFLRSLSQFMEE; this is encoded by the coding sequence ATGACAACCACTCCCTCCCGATTCCGGATTCCTCCTTCAGAAATGGAAATGATTCACTCCCTCCTCGGGCGGAATCCTTCCCTTACAGAAGAAGCCGTTTTTTCCGCCATGTGGAGCGAGCATTGCAGCTACAAGTCCTCCCGAATTCATCTTCGCTCCTTTTCCTCCAGACACCCCCGCGTCAAGGCCGGCCCCGGAGAAAACGCCGGAATCGTTCATGTCAGTGATGGTCTTTCTCTGGCATTTAAAATGGAAAGTCACAACCACCCGAGCTTTCTCGAACCTTTTCAGGGATCAGCCACAGGTGTCGGAGGAATCCTTCGAGATGTCATCGCCATGGGAGCCCGTCCTGTCGCTCTGGCAAACAGTCTCGTATTCGGATCCCTTCGCCATCCGAAACATCGGACACTTTTTCAGAGAGTTGTTGAAGGTATCGCAGGATATGGAAATCCGGCGGGCATTCCAACGGTGGGTGGAGAAGTCTGGTTTGACGATCGCTACCAGCATAACATTCTGGTCAATGTTATGGCTGTCGGCATCGTCAAGGATAAGGAAATCATGTCCGCAAAAGCTTCACAGGAAGGTCTTCTGGCTATTTACATCGGAAACCGCACAGGCAGGGACGGCGTTTCCGGAGCCGCCATGGCCTCCAGAGGATTTTCCCGGGATGGCGCCGATCTTCGTCCTCAGGTTCAGATTGCCGATCCTTACGCGGGAAAAAATTTAATGGAAGCCACGCTGGAGATTGCCCGAAAAAAGCTTGCGGATTCCATCCAGGATATGGGCGCTGCCGGTCTCACAAGTTCGTCGACAGAAATGGCGGGAAGAGCTGGTCTGGGGATGGAACTGGACGTTTCCCGTGTTCCTCTCCGGGACAATACGATGGAACCATGGGAGATTCTCCTTTCTGAATCTCAGGAAAGAATGCTGGTGCTGGCCTGCCCGGAAAATGCGGAAAAGATTCTGGACATAGCGCGTGCATGGCATCTTTCCGCAGCCGTTGTCGGACGAACGATTCAAGAGCCAAATTTTGTTGTCCTTCGTGGAGAGGAACAACTCGCCAGTATTCCGATCATATACCTGACAGAAAATGCTCCTCTCTACCGAAGAGAATCTGTGATCACATCAGATTCGACAAGTTCGCGGTCGATTCCCTCCCTCGGGGGATCGCACAGCCTCTCCGATCTTTTTCACCGCATGCTCGATCATCCCAACGGCGGAGACCCCCGTTGGATCTACAGACATTTTGACTTCGAAGTTCAAACCCGAACAGTGTTCGGGCCCGGGCACGATGCGGCCGTTCTGGATCTGAAAACCAGGTCAGGTAGCGGAATCGCCATTTCTGTCGTCTCGCTTCCTCATGCATGTTCCCGAAATCCCTACCGCGGGGGAGCAATGCTCGTCTCGAAAGCGGTCACCGAACTGGCTGCAACTGGAGCATTTCCACTGGCAATCACGGATTGTCTGAACTTCGGGAACCCGGAAAAACCCGTCATCATGGGCCAGCTTCAAGAAGCAATTCGGGGGATTGCGGAAGCATCCGCCGCTTTCGACATTCCGGTGGTTTCCGGAAACGTGAGCCTTTATAATGAAACCGATGAAACGAGCATCCCCCCGACTCCCATGATCGGAATCACAGGAATGCTTCCGGCTTTGCGCAGAAGGATTCCCGGGTATATCAAGGAATCCGGATTGAAGATTGCCATTGCCGGAGACGTGTCTAACCTTTCGCTTGGTGGATCTTATCTGGATTGGATACTGGAAGGCGAAATCCAGGAACCCGTACCAGCCGTTTCCTTTTCACGAGTTTCAGCACTTTTGTCTTTCATGCTGTCTTCCGCTTCCTCCGGACGCATCCGATTTTCGAGAGCCGTGGGCCGGGGAGGGATGGCCCGGACTCTCCTGATGATGATAAAAGAGAGTGCTTCCATGGGAATGTATTTGGATTGTCCATTCCCCGTTGAACCACTGGGATTCTTTTTTTCCGAATCACCCGGACGAATTCTTGTGGCGTATTCTGCAGAAGAAGAATCCTGGCTCGATGAATCTGCACGCGAGTGGGGCATCTCTTTTCTTCCTCTTGGACGCATTGTTCCTGGTCTCTGGACGATTCGCTTCCGGAATCCTGAAGGAGTACAAAAGGAATGGGTGGAGGATCTCCCGACACTCAAATCCCGTTTTCTAAGGTCATTATCCCAGTTTATGGAGGAATAG
- a CDS encoding TolC family protein, which translates to MRNGEGEETKMQRVQKIGRVLLSIFLFMSAPFMMQDDRAFASGKEDIPPLPSIDRKPVPVVVPENLTLEEAMQIAIRVHPQYRQAVHQYEANKEIIGQAMSNYYPHLSVGAGYNYETGNFVISPGIPPALFSLIIPPSNTGFNYYQASATVTETLFTFGQRATQVRQARFNANSSSLQALWTLWTLLSNVEVAYDTLAQDQLLVDAAEKTLKDYQDQLQVSKGEYDVGTASKFDLLNAQVNLSNAKLNLITAKNNVKIARVGLLNAMGVVYGGKFNAIPSLTQTTMPQSLDTLTRYAMETRPDFLALKQQEKADVENELYYKSTFLPSFGANASYSYASIFFPLTYNWSLGATVSVPIFSGFLTVHQVAQAQKTISAARDSIESLRQNLLMEVKQDFLNMETAAERIKTTKSLLSQAKESLRLAEGQYRVGVGSAVAVTQAEADLASARAQFVQAVYGFKIARANLIRDAGMNPLRQLQERNNKGVVAHE; encoded by the coding sequence ATGAGAAACGGAGAGGGAGAGGAAACGAAGATGCAAAGAGTCCAGAAAATCGGCCGGGTCCTTCTGTCCATCTTTCTTTTTATGAGTGCACCTTTCATGATGCAGGATGACCGGGCATTTGCGTCCGGAAAAGAAGACATCCCACCGCTCCCGTCGATTGACAGAAAGCCCGTTCCTGTCGTGGTTCCGGAAAATCTGACGCTTGAAGAGGCCATGCAAATTGCGATCAGGGTCCATCCCCAATACCGTCAGGCCGTTCATCAGTATGAAGCCAACAAGGAAATTATCGGTCAGGCCATGTCGAATTATTATCCACATTTGTCTGTGGGGGCGGGCTACAATTACGAAACGGGGAATTTCGTCATTTCACCGGGAATTCCGCCGGCCCTTTTCAGCCTGATTATTCCTCCGAGCAATACGGGATTCAATTATTACCAGGCTTCGGCGACGGTCACGGAAACTCTTTTTACGTTTGGCCAAAGGGCAACCCAGGTTCGGCAAGCCCGTTTTAATGCCAATTCGTCATCCCTTCAGGCTTTGTGGACGCTTTGGACCCTTCTCTCCAATGTCGAAGTCGCTTATGACACGCTGGCACAGGATCAGCTTCTGGTCGATGCCGCAGAGAAAACGCTGAAGGATTATCAGGACCAGCTCCAGGTCTCCAAGGGAGAATATGATGTAGGTACCGCATCAAAGTTTGACCTTCTGAACGCTCAAGTCAATCTCTCCAATGCCAAGCTGAATCTGATTACCGCGAAAAACAATGTAAAAATTGCACGGGTCGGGCTCTTGAATGCGATGGGTGTTGTTTACGGGGGGAAGTTCAATGCGATCCCTTCGTTGACCCAAACGACGATGCCCCAGTCGCTCGATACGTTGACCCGCTATGCGATGGAAACCCGTCCTGATTTTCTGGCTTTAAAGCAGCAGGAAAAGGCGGATGTGGAAAACGAACTCTATTATAAAAGCACGTTTCTTCCATCCTTTGGAGCCAATGCCAGTTACTCCTATGCGAGTATTTTTTTTCCGCTCACTTATAACTGGTCCCTGGGAGCGACGGTGTCCGTTCCGATTTTCTCAGGCTTCCTGACTGTGCATCAGGTTGCACAGGCTCAGAAGACGATCTCCGCAGCGCGCGATTCCATCGAAAGTCTTCGGCAGAATCTTCTGATGGAGGTCAAGCAGGACTTTCTGAATATGGAAACGGCGGCAGAGCGCATAAAAACAACGAAGTCACTTCTTTCCCAGGCCAAAGAAAGTCTTCGGCTGGCAGAAGGACAGTATCGTGTGGGTGTTGGATCTGCGGTTGCCGTCACACAGGCGGAGGCGGATCTGGCCTCAGCCAGGGCACAATTTGTTCAGGCTGTCTATGGGTTCAAGATCGCCCGGGCCAATTTGATACGGGACGCGGGGATGAATCCTCTGCGACAATTGCAGGAGAGGAATAACAAAGGGGTTGTTGCGCATGAATAA
- a CDS encoding TetR/AcrR family transcriptional regulator yields the protein MVARKMTLDGRSQDRIERIEQNMKKKLALKKTDMVLDKSDFEEARNHIVERAANLFAGRRYDQVTLDDLIAILGIGKGTLYRYFSNKAELYSRIVEVGHENLLALLGEIHEREDLEPTKKLHEMSFSMAHFLRIHQDIYTVMAIEEPKERFCRSDKMIRYRTERIRMIASIIEKGQAEGVFRADFDPWLFAQSLIGALWVEAIFPFLLEGEIKKELRTEEIVSLFLRGIGMNPGVSG from the coding sequence ATGGTTGCCCGAAAAATGACTTTAGATGGTCGAAGTCAGGACCGGATAGAGCGAATAGAACAAAACATGAAGAAAAAACTGGCTTTGAAGAAAACGGACATGGTTTTGGACAAGTCCGATTTTGAAGAAGCGCGCAATCATATCGTTGAAAGGGCGGCCAACCTGTTTGCCGGTCGGCGATACGATCAGGTGACCCTGGATGATCTCATTGCCATTCTGGGAATAGGAAAAGGGACATTGTACCGCTATTTTTCGAACAAGGCAGAACTTTATTCCCGGATTGTCGAAGTCGGACATGAAAATCTTCTTGCTTTGCTGGGAGAAATCCATGAACGGGAGGATTTGGAACCCACGAAAAAACTGCACGAGATGTCTTTTTCCATGGCACACTTCCTCCGTATTCATCAGGATATATATACCGTCATGGCGATTGAAGAACCAAAAGAGCGTTTCTGTCGATCAGACAAGATGATCCGTTACAGAACCGAGAGGATCAGAATGATTGCCAGCATTATCGAAAAGGGCCAGGCTGAAGGAGTCTTTCGTGCGGACTTCGACCCCTGGCTTTTTGCCCAGTCTCTGATTGGAGCTCTTTGGGTGGAGGCGATCTTTCCGTTTCTGTTGGAGGGGGAAATCAAGAAAGAACTGCGAACCGAAGAGATTGTTTCCCTCTTTCTCCGCGGCATAGGGATGAACCCCGGAGTCTCTGGATGA
- the purQ gene encoding phosphoribosylformylglycinamidine synthase subunit PurQ: protein MKTQSNVRSLKEQEFFSPTPLRVGIVQFPGTNCDFDTWEAVRSVSGLEPSWLSYQTDSVREMNAVILPGGFSYGDYLRTGAMAAQTPVMAAIRKFAQEGHPVLGICNGFQILVETGLLPGALLINSSRSFICEDSPIVSLTSRTPFTSILPEGTRITLPIAHQEGRYYLPADKLRDIESSGQVVFRYVNNPNGSTHDIAGVSNPEGNVVGLMPHPERRIRHASSPPDGLFFFESLLISLRNRMFQRTAPDIPLPK, encoded by the coding sequence GTGAAGACCCAATCCAACGTCCGCAGCCTGAAAGAACAGGAATTTTTCTCCCCTACTCCGCTCCGCGTCGGCATTGTTCAATTTCCGGGAACAAATTGTGATTTCGACACGTGGGAAGCTGTCCGTTCGGTCTCAGGACTGGAACCGTCATGGCTTTCCTATCAGACGGATTCGGTTCGGGAGATGAATGCTGTCATTCTTCCAGGCGGTTTTTCTTACGGAGACTATCTGCGTACAGGAGCCATGGCCGCACAGACACCCGTCATGGCAGCCATCCGAAAATTTGCCCAGGAGGGCCACCCCGTCCTGGGCATTTGTAACGGCTTTCAGATCCTTGTGGAAACGGGGCTTCTTCCCGGAGCATTGCTGATTAATTCCTCACGAAGCTTCATTTGTGAAGACTCCCCGATCGTATCTCTGACTTCTCGCACCCCTTTCACCTCGATTCTTCCTGAAGGAACACGGATCACCCTGCCGATCGCCCACCAGGAAGGCCGCTACTATCTTCCAGCGGACAAGCTGCGGGACATCGAATCTTCAGGACAGGTTGTCTTTCGGTATGTCAACAATCCTAACGGTTCCACTCATGACATTGCAGGGGTTTCCAATCCCGAAGGAAACGTTGTGGGTCTCATGCCCCATCCCGAACGGCGTATACGGCACGCCTCATCCCCTCCGGACGGACTCTTCTTTTTTGAGTCCCTTCTGATTTCTCTCCGCAACCGCATGTTTCAACGTACCGCACCAGACATTCCCCTTCCGAAATGA